A genomic region of Paralichthys olivaceus isolate ysfri-2021 chromosome 18, ASM2471397v2, whole genome shotgun sequence contains the following coding sequences:
- the cdk5rap2 gene encoding CDK5 regulatory subunit-associated protein 2 isoform X22 — protein sequence MKDRCRICCARLAGSQCRWIFSSSAQRKLQVILSHVLGWEVTRDGRGEFLCGKCVFQLEKVVQCDVNLTQLLEDHNSQIQKLQAAKEHMIQCIVHIYNKNNPSLDKRVGESTHCKSPPRSSGVGSPDEGQQLGEIGLGHLGNCMRRCVSLDRIASRGTVSGRSGLKSSRLGSGAGLDGSMKSFGLRGTRQRSKSMYFDLVQRKGILPRSGFKGLSTSLQSLNRDFSSDTYTEPPLKVKLAEAKAFVARHGGATVDPGGKVQARALLWSSSNQPSVISDLIQLLRCISKQHITAPAGSHIPVLKRLSTGQLKPGAMRRHREAALKSLHDLTEEFDDEYTSVRVESEVSRLESVNKHLTEELSQTRSTNENLTKTLEETQTQYKTLSGKLEQKENELSLEGKNALKRDKTIQGLTQVLREKEKEIAELCHEIEDRDDALAKAREAAHKAQLQKYQGAEEHQNLLMAKQTELSQLQGEHNVKVLEAQKLKRALDRKEQELADLQQAKDQLEVELEDLQQQKKKGDKALNDLNNQLKKLSGEIGERESALEQQYQELLDQTKRKVQAHEVTIQRLTSTLADKEQQLQEYINMFRDFEQSKSPGGNDNVLSKLRQRLKEKEKALEQALDEKFAAIEEKDNEIHQLQLSLREKERDLDRLNNLLSHNEETINSFDSLIKEKDVELQHLANTLKNLQRAKQDVEDNLNRSLREKDSIISQLQLSLEGKTKDMEEMAKSMLSQSQSHVHDLAEQMGQRLKVTEVMLAEAVKARERLVADNESAVEGLLATISSKDQLLKESAEHYNRMLSERTQDIQELKKQLSDRQQQLATAEKQSSVRAQEDCLETANLQALLAEKDSLINKLLLHGQERDQFQAEPDHVLELRQTIQIMQEKLDERDAELCRRNGGDNVENIPLSRKTVVILKTELAQKTEALNNALKRENELKISLAELQSLLSELEGRSEGQTANIESLTSTLKTKDEIINVLHQRLGQKGDSRGDHMQDQVIGSGLERSFPGLPQRERTMIGGDSQQEALPNLIALQQEHDALNKALRAEQQLYSSLVRTVKEQDSAQRLHALQLELTAVQLLRQQLEESIKSNEELKDDLEREIHRAKLGEGMDPTDPKELESMRHQLEDAQRWNASLQARLGAIQNRGGGVGGANDGGDTLSFIGDQTSYMSICVGEGQDDSLCQLSEQELKQKVLDLQDCVSRLQTVNNELQSRLSLLEKSEHEASNKEGKDMVSTWNQQLKRTQETQLLADSDRKHHPGRNKESQTDIKLGQMVSGKQLGNENMDSGLSQSREHPQSGNNTLDTGEREQKNGDVMALKSLLTDCGATSVSHLREKLHRLASENVEMRGLLKEQKSAECKEKESTDASGNSSDGQAELRQSMETLPIKVSNEKGAEVVVSTANGMETSKTKGPGHATRHGAGLKSRLPVPVRQREETGSSSMQSTRPEYLRTDALQHPHSDDVYQQLHAETDFSISLQQSTSTAQHSRGSAGLDKGSEAEQRLDNTQTDSALFTQLELLHQECQEKEALINKLSEQLADWEELHTQLQEKEQLNHQYVEALQAAESTIAYLTACSLDNQGGFGSHTSSGAGSGSVGSDAALHSRCMELQKALQDKEELNNQLIELVIMAEKAITCSNSQENNPEIRDLCSQIDSALQQVNASSKRDSPRGVSGSTNASMQELQRHTDSLQEALWEQNKLNAELREKLRDADAAAKQSYNSNSAGQDGKPSRQLAAENGSEEHHGAMGSSVDASLTQDLTKAVINCLSATESAIASLAEHCTYPGSSTSAKSSRISSDLQVNLNKLQRALQEREELGESTQIQTTKSSSKCSTAVTGTKGQLPRDLHQNLCLLCKVYNDLSHRISELQISLQEEKGHREESEAHRSVQDGKGLPPNVQAQLESLHKALREKKKAYKSLEEKLATALTETTPTQTARKDLEVGVNPSRSASSLPSLLKHEQATFSSTENLDSTSSTPYPSSPALSSAKVSLKSLQVYDEYGVSENPLQLQGQVRELKAQLENQTKLILQMQNLLRRNSLSSDLIANASDPSVVIRDQEGTRKEDRCQDSSYRTVQQREKKEGENQAMKDKTSRLNLDQERERTLNKSTTEQLPQTHSRSTSPARLDSLVKSQARELSQLRQQIKESRGLGALQRRQLEELSNAFKELLQASKVDFYMGEVVKEQLDKSLNLLDRLEGRLDKGESHLDNEDAAALELSRRLAKELQEKNRLIQTLQSQFGSQSPSSHHSSHSDLYHSDRTSSSCHSPQGGSRSPSQRHSSDWMGAAVPPVGGAQADGVSSHRGASSRLQGLQRENGRLREQLRGNEELNATLRSELDLHRSIISQSSPYHQNWDQGQDKQGPGPQTEAHEVDRDIAPQSAPEQHSTMNSDLLAEHLQEIRALRQRLEESIRTNDRLREQLERRLAEVEKDPATNIFIQGNEEQGHLANEVRFLRGQNQTLKEQLNLASRDKQRENEKLRETLARRTAKLEQSRKESEAIRQENSRLQEGLEHISQENSELQDSLHHSKEELHRLQCEVKLQRQQLSDSQHLLQSLRVELQVYEKIKIDAHKHNAESSETNQEPLPVPSSSSLDLSELLSEIRHLRLQLERSIQTNTALRQRLEEQLLRGPNRSETININYLLSSPDEGGRSPGREGCDLRHSFQYNEQTNVLDEKRRARSEVGGGSFSSSSGDSGAPSRLVPGHRMWANRNGRHVLGLIEDYNALRKQISEGRKLSHSMDTQLQECLHTVRQQSSDNKVMEQQHLKSLSSSMSTMQHVLEEAGRLLKLVWRVSLPAGNTAGDSGNNQQDELLKTEIARLKSRLSQQERMLSGAVKRLRSTNQLKEGMERVIIDQLALTHGVLKKARGNLETNYCTVFGLKGLSGGPDEGGPSHWPVGGTTEPERRSAPISGPGRHSASSDSDTSLHCSF from the exons ATGAAGGACCGATGTCGTATATGTTGTGCTCGTCTGGCAGGCAGCCAGTGTCGCTGGATCTTCAGCTCATCAGCACAGAGGAAGCTACAAGTGATCTTGTCCCATGTCCTGGGTTGGGAGGTGACACGCGATGGTCGAGGCGAGTTCCTCTGtgggaaatgtgttttccaGTTGGAGAAGGTGGTACAGTGTGATGTTAACCTCACCCAGCTGCTGGAAGATCACAACAGTCAGATCCAGAAACTGCAGGCGGCGAAAGAACACATGATCCAGTGCATCGTCCACATctacaacaaaaacaacccaAGCTTGGACAAGAGAGTTGGGGAGAGCACTCACTGCAAGTCTCCACCCAGATCCTCTGGGGTTGGCAGTCCTGATGAAGGACAGCAGTTAGGTGAGATTGGACTTGGTCACTTGGGGAATTGCATGAGAAGGTGTGTGAGTCTGGACAGAATTGCTAGTAGAGGGACAGTCTCTGGGCGCTCAGGCCTCAAGAGCAGCAGGCTTGGGTCAGGGGCAGGGCTTGATGGCTCTATGAAGAGTTTTGGTCTCAGAGGAACACGCCAACGTTCAAAGAGCATGTATTTTGACCTGGTCCAACGTAAAGGCATACTACCCAGATCTGGATTCAAAGGACTCTCCACATCCCTGCAGTCCTTGAATCGAGACTTTTCGTCAGACACGTATACAGAGCCTCCACTCAAAGTGAAACTCGCAGAGGCCAAGGCATTTGTAGCCAGGCATGGTGGTGCCACTGTTGACCCAGGAGGAAAAGTCCAGGCCAGAGCACTGCTCTGGAGCTCCTCAAATCAACCATCTGTGATCTCTGACTTGATCCAGCTTTTACGCTGCATTTCCAAGCAACACATCACTGCCCCTGCAGGAAGCCACATCCCTGTCCTGAAGAGGCTAAGTACTGGCCAACTTAAACCTGGAGCAATGCGCAGACACAGAGAAGCAGCATTGAAGTCTCTTCATGATCTTACAGAGGAATTTGATGATGAATATACCTCTGTCAGAGTGGAG AGTGAGGTTAGCCGATTGGAGTCCGTCAATAAGCACCTGACTGAAGAGCTCTCACAGACAAGAAGCACCAACGAGAACCTGACAAAAACACTAGAGGAAACCCAAACTCAGTACAAG ACCCTGTCAGGGAAGTTGGAGCAGAAGGAGAATGAACTCAGCTTGGAGGGTAAAAATGCCCTGAAGCGAGACAAAACAATCCAGGGGTTGACTCAGGTCCTccgagaaaaggaaaaagag ATTGCAGAGCTGTGTCATGAGATTGAGGACAGGGATGATGCTCTAGCCAAGGCTAGAGAGGCAGCACATAAGGCTCAACTGCAGAAATACCAG GGAGCAGAGGAACACCAAAACCTATTAAtggcaaaacaaacagagctgtCCCAACTCCAGGGGGAACACAATGTCAAAGTGCTTGAAGCACAAAAGCTAAAGCGTGCCCTGGACAGAAAGGAGCAAGAGCTGGCTGACTTGCAACAAGCAAAGGACCAACTGGAGGTTGAACTGGAAGACCTgcaacagcagaagaagaaaggagaCAAAGCCCTGAAT GATCTTAATAATCAGCTGAAGAAGCTAAGCGGTGAGAttggggagagggagagtgcTCTGGAGCAGCAGTACCAGGAGCTGCTAGATCAAACCAAAAGAAAAGTGCAAGCCCATGAGGTCACCATCCAGCGGCTTACATCCACCCTTGCTGATAAAGAGCAGCAGCTACAG GAATACATAAATATGTTCAGAGACTTTGAGCAAAGCAAAAGCCCAGGAGGAAACGACAATGTGCTTTCCAAGCTGCGGCAAAGactgaaagaaaaggagaaggcTCTGGAG CAAGCACTGGATGAGAAGTTTGCTGCCATTGAggagaaagacaatgagattcacCAGCTGCAGCTGTCTCTaagggagaaggaaagagacCTGGACAGGCTAAATAACTTGCTATCTCACAACGAGGAAACCATAAAT AGTTTTGATAGTCTGATCAAGGAGAAggatgtggagctgcagcatctTGCAAACACACTCAAAAACCTTCAGAGAGCAAAGCAAGATGTAGAAGATAACCTGAACAGATCACTGAGGGAGAAGGACTCCATCATCAGCCAACTGCAGCTCTCCCTGGAGGGCAAGACAAAGGACATGGAG GAAATGGCCAAATCCATGCTAAGCCAGTCACAAAGTCATGTACATGACCTTGCTGAACAGATGGGCCAGAGGTTAAAAGTGACAGAGGTTATGTTGGCTGAGGCTGTGAAAGCCAGGGAAAGGCTGGTTGCAGACAATGAAAGCGCAGTGGAAGGACTGTTGGCTACAATCAGCAGCAAGGACCAACTTCTCAAG gAGTCTGCTGAGCACTACAACCGCATGTTGTCTGAGCGTACACAAGACATTCAGGAACTAAAGAAGCAGCTGTCTGACAGGCAACAGCAGCTTGCCACTGCTGAGAAGCAAAGCTCTGTAAGAGCCCAGGAGGATTGTTTAGAGACTGCAAACCTCCAAGCACTGCTTGCTGAAAAAGACAGCCTCATCAAT AAACTTCTGCTGCATGGTCAGGAGAGGGACCAGTTTCAGGCGGAGCCAGATCATGTGTTGGAGCTCAGACAAACTATCCAAATCATGCAGGAGAAGTTGGACGAGAGGGATG CTGAGCTGTGTAGAAGGAATGGCGGCGATAATGTGGAGAACATCCCACTCTCCAGGAAGACAGTTGTCATCCTGAAGACTGAGCTGGCACAGAAAACTGAGGCACTGAACAATGCCCTGAAGAGGGAGAATGAACTGAAG ATCTCATTGGCGGAGCTACAGTCATTACTGTCTGAGCTGGAGGGTCGCAGTGAAGGTCAGACTGCTAATATTGAGTCACTGACTTCCACTCTGAAGACCAAGGATGAGATAATCAAT GTTCTTCACCAGCGCCTTGGGCAGAAGGGTGACAGTCGGGGTGATCACATGCAGGATCAGGTTATTGGCTCTGGCCTGGAAAGATCATTCCCTGGACTCCCACAAAGAGAGAGAACCATGATTGGTGGAGACAGCCAGCAAGAG GCTTTACCCAACCTTATAGCCCTGCAACAGGAACATGATGCTCTTAACAAAGCCCTGAGAGCGGAACAACAGCTCTACTCTAGCCTGGTCAGGACTGTTAAAGAGCAGGACAG TGCCCAGCGTCTCCATGCTCTGCAGCTGGAACTGACTGCGGTGCAGCTCCTCAGGCAGCAGCTAGAGGAGAGCATCAAATCTAATGAGGAGCTCAAGGATGACTTGGAGAGAGAGATACACAGAGCCAAACTCGGAGAAG GCATGGACCCCACTGATCCTAAAGAACTCGAGAGCATGAGACATCAGCTCGAAGATGCACAGCGCTGGAATGCATCTCTGCAGGCTCGCTTAGGAGCAATCCAGAACCGTGGAGGAGGGGTCGGTGGGGCCAATGATGGTG GCGACACTTTGAGTTTCATTGGCGATCAGACTTCCTACATGAGTATATGTGTGGGGGAGGGGCAGGATGACAGCTTGTGTCAACTCTCTGAACAAGAGCTAAAGCAGAAG GTGCTGGACCTGCAGGATTGTGTAAGCAGACTGCAGACTGTAAACAACGAGTTGCAGAGCCGACTGTCGCTATTGGAGAAGTCAGAGCATGAGGCTTCCAACAAGGAGGGAAAAGACATGGTCAGCACCTGGAATCAG CAGCTAAAGAGGACGCAGGAGACACAGCTTTTGGCTGACAGTGACAGGAAGCATCACCCTGGTAGGAACAAAGAGAGCCAGACAGACATCAAACTAGGACAG ATGGTGTCTGGAAAACAATTGGGTAATGAGAATATGGACAGTGGTCTTAGCCAGAGTAGAGAACATCCTCAGTCTGGCAACAACACTTTggacactggagagagagaacagaagaaTGGAGATGTAATGGCACTTAAATCCCTGCTGACTGATTGTGGGGCTACATCAGTCTCACACCTCAG AGAGAAGTTGCACAGACTGGCAtctgaaaatgtggaaatgcGGGGTCTATTGAAGGAACAAAAATCTGCAGAgtgtaaagaaaaagagagcaCGGATGCCTCAGGGAACAGCAGTGATGGACAGGCCGAATTGAGGCAGAGTATGGAAACACTGCCGATCAAGGTGTCAAATGAAAAGGGAGCGGAGGTAGTTGTCAGCACTGCCAATGGGATGGAGACGTCAAAAACTAAAGGACCAGGCCATGCCACAAGGCATGGG GCTGGTCTCAAATCTCGCCTTCCTGTtcctgtgagacagagagaggagactggcagcagcagcatgcagtCAACTAGACCTGAATACCTGAGGACTGATGCACTTCAACACCCTCATTCGGATGATGTGTATCAGCAATTACACGCAGAAACTGACTTCTCAATATCTCTCCAGCAAAGCACTTCCACTGCACAGCATAGCAGAGGTTCAGCAGGGTTGGACAAGGGCTCTGAAGCTGAACAGAGACTGGATAACACCCAGACTGACTCTGCTCTATTCACTCAGCTGGAGCTCCTCCACCAGGAGTGTCAGGAGAAAGAAGCCCTAATCAACAAGCTCAGTGAGCAGCTTGCTGACTGGGAAGAGCTCCACACTCAGCTTCAGGAAAAGGAACAGCTTAATCACCAGTATGTTGAAGCCCTACAGGCTGCAGAATCAACTATTGCTTACCTGACTGCCTGCAGTCTGGACAACCAGGGAGGATTTGGATCACACACCAGTTCAGGAGCAGGTTCTGGTTCTGTGGGTTCAGATGCTGCCCTCCACAGTCGATGCATGGAGCTGCAGAAAGCCCTACAGGACAAGGAGGAGCTTAACAACCAGCTTATTGAGCTTGTGATTATGGCAGAGAAAGCCATCACCTGCTCCAACAGCCAGGAAAATAATCCAGAAATCAGGGATCTTTGCTCACAGATAGACAGCGCCCTGCAGCAGGTTAATGCATCCTCAAAGAGAGACAGCCCAAGAGGTGTTTCTGGAAGCACTAACGCCTCAATGCAGGAGTTGCAGCGACACACAGACTCTTTGCAGGAGGCACTTTGGGAGCAGAACAAGCTCAATGCAGAGCTGAGGGAAAAACTGAGAGATGCAGATGCTGCTGCTAAACAGAGCTACAACAGTAACAGTGCTGGCCAGGATGGTAAACCTTCAAGGCAGTTAGCAGCAGAGAATGGCTCAGAGGAACACCACGGGGCAATGGGAAGTTCTGTTGACGCTAGTTTAACTCAGGATTTGACAAAAGCTGTAATTAACTGCCTAAGTGCAACTGAGTCTGCCATTGCCTCTCTAGCAGAACACTGTACATATCCTGGCTCCTCGACTTCTGCTAAATCCTCACGGATCAGCTCTGACCTGCAGGTGAATTTAAACAAACTTCAGAGAGCCCTGCAAGAGAGGGAAGAACTGGGAGAATCCACCCAGATACAAACAACCAAATCCAGCAGCAAGTGTAGCACCGCTGTCACTGGAACAAAGGGTCAACTTCCCAGAGACCTCCATCAaaatctctgtctcctctgcaaGGTCTACAATGATCTCTCTCACAGGATTTCTGAATTGCAGATTTCCTTACAAGAAGAGAAAGGCCATAGAGAAGAGAGCGAGGCCCACAGGTCAGTGCAGGATGGAAAGGGATTACCACCAAATGTTCAGGCCCAGCTAGAGTCTCTCCACAAGGcactgagagagaagaagaaagcatATAAAAGCCTGGAAGAGAAACTAGCCACCGCTCTTACTGAGACAACCCCCACCCAAACTGCACGGAAAG ATCTAGAGGTTGGTGTGAACCCAAGTCGTAGTGCTTCTAGCCTGCCTTCCCTACTGAAACACGAACAggccaccttctcctccactgAAAACCTGGACTCAACCTCCAGCACACCGTATCCAAGTTCTCCAGCTCTCAGCTCAGCCAAG GTCAGTCTGAAAAGCCTTCAGGTCTATGACGAGTACGGTGTTTCTGAAAATCCTCTCCAGCTTCAGGGACAAGTGAGAGAGCTGAAGGCCCAGCTGGAAAACCAGACCAAACTCATCCTCCAAATGCAAAACCTTCTGCGTAGGAACTCCCTCTCCAGTGACCTTATTGCCAACGCCTCTGACCCCTCCGTTGTCATCAGGGATCAAGAAGGGACACGGAAGGAGGACCGTTGCCAGGATAGTAGCTACAGAACTGTGCAGcaaagggagaaaaaggagggagagaaccAGGCGATGAAGGATAAAACCAGCCGTCTGAATTTggaccaggagagagagaggacactgAACAAAAGCACAACTGAACAGCTGCCACAGACCCACAGCCGCTCTACATCACCTGCCCG ACTGGACTCCCTGGTGAAGTCACAAGCCAGGGAGCTGTCACAACTGAGGCAGCAGATCAAGGAGAGCCGGGGACTGGGAGCCCTGCAGCGCCgacagctggaggagctgagcaACGCCTTTaaggagctgctgcaggccaGCAAAGTCGACTTCTACATGGGGGAGGTAGTCAAAGAGCAGCTGGACAAGAGCCTGAATCTTCTGGACAGACTGGAGGGACGGCTGGACAAAG GAGAGTCTCATCTGGATAATGAGGATGCGGCAGCTCTGGAACTGTCTCGCAG gTTGGCtaaagagctgcaggagaagaaccGTCTCATCCAGACCCTGCAGAGCCAGTTCGGAAGCCAAAGTCCCAGCAGCCACCACAGCTCTCACTCTGACCTGTACCACTCTGACAGGACCTCTTCCTCCTGCCATAGCCCACAAGGTGGCAGTCGATCTCCAA GCCAGCGACACTCCTCTGATTGGATGGGAGCAGCTGTTCCACCTGTAGGTGGAGCTCAGGCGGACGGTGTGTCCAGTCACAGGGGTGCTTCCAGCAGACTGCAGGGCCTGCAGAGGGAGAACGGGCGACTGCGGGAGCAGCTGAGAGGCAACGAGGAGCTCAACGCCACCCTGCGCAGTGAACTGGACCTACATCGATCAATTATTTCCCAGAGCAGCCCGTACCATCAGAATTGGGATCAAGGCCAGGACAAGCAGGGGCCAGGGCCTCAGACAGAAGCTCATGAAGTAGACAGAGACATTGCCCCACAGAGTGCTCCTGAGCAGCATAGCACTATGAATTCAG ACCTGCTGGCAGAACACCTGCAGGAGATTCGAGCTCTGCGACAACGTCTGGAGGAGAGCATCCGCACAAACGACCGTCTCAGGGAACAGCTGGAGAGGAGACTAGCCGAGGTGGAGAAAGACCCAG CTACCAACATCTTCATCCAGGGTAATGAGGAGCAGGGGCATCTGGCTAATGAGGTGCGATTTCTCAGGGGACAAAATCAAACCCTAAAGGAACAGCTCAACCTGGCATCTCGAG ACAAGCAGAGGGAGAACGAGAAGCTACGCGAGACTCTGGCCAGACGGACTGCCAAACTAGAGCAGAGCAGGAAGGAGTCTGAAGCAATCAGGCAGGAAAATAGCCGACTTCAGGAGGGGCTGGAGCACATTAGCCAAGAAaactcagagctgcaggattcactgcaccacagcaaagaggagctgcatag gttGCAGTGTGAGGTGAAGCTCCAGCGGCAGCAGCTGTCTGACTCCCAGCATCTTCTCCAGTCACTGCGAGTGGAGCTGCAAGTTTATGAAAAGATCAAGATTGATGCTCACAAACACAACG CAGAATCCAGTGAGACAAACCAGGAGCCACTTCCTGTTCCATCCTCCAGCTCTTTGGACCTGAGCGAGCTTCTGTCAGAGATCCGTCACCTGAGGCTGCAGCTGGAGAGGAGCATCCAGACCAACACGGCTCTGCGGCAGagactggaggagcagctgctccGAGGACCCAACCGCTCTGAAACCATCAACATCAACTACCTGCTGTCATCTCCAG ATGAAGGGGGCAGGTCACCAGGTCGTGAAGGCTGCGATCTTCGCCACTCATTTCAGTACAACGAACAAACCAATGTCCTGG atgagAAACGCCGCGCTCGTTCAGAGGTGGGCGGTGGgtccttcagcagcagctctggtgaCTCTGGCGCTCCGTCTCGTCTGGTGCCGGGCCACAGGATGTGGGCCAATCGCAACGGCCGCCACGTTTTAGGCCTGATCGAGGACTACAACGCCCTGCGGAAGCAGATCTCAGAGGGTCGTAAGCTGTCGCACAGCATGGACACACAACTGCAGGAGTGTCTGCACACAGTCAGGCAGCAGAGCTCTGACAACAAG GTGATGGAACAGCAGCATCTGAAGAGTTTGTCCAGCAGCATGAGTACCATGCAGCATGTGTTAGAGGAGGCCGGTCGACTGCTCAAACTGGTGTGGAGAGTCTCTCTGCCAGCTGGAAACACAGCAGGGGACAGTGGCAACAACCAGCAG GACGAGCTGCTGAAAACTGAGATAGCCAGACTGAAAAGCCGGCTGTCGCAGCAGGAGAGGATGCTGAGTGGAGCCGTGAAACGCCTCCGCAGCACCAACCAGCTCAAAGAGGGAATGGAGAGGGTCATCATCGATCAGT TGGCTCTAACTCATGGAGTGTTGAAGAAAGCCAGGGGAAACTTAGAG ACAAATTACTGTACCGTCTTTGGCCTGAAGGGCCTGTCTGGAGGACCAGACGAAG gAGGTCCCAGTCACTGGCCAGTAGGGGGCACTACAGAGCCTGAGAGGAGGAGTGCACCCATTTCCGGACCAGGCAGACACTCAGCGTCCTCAGACAGCGACACCTCTCTGCACTGCAGCTTCTAA